A region from the Mycolicibacterium phlei genome encodes:
- a CDS encoding YlbL family protein — translation MNRRTLTLLVALVPILAFGVLASVVTVPFVALGPGPTFNTLGEIDGKPVVDIEGTDVYPTSGHLNMTTVSQRDQLTLGQAMALWLSGRDQLVPRDLVYPPDKSKEEVEEANTTDFRRSEDSAEYAALQYLDYPMAVTVENVNEDGPSAGKLQAGDAIDFVNGKPVANLEEFQEQLKDTKPGDTVVLDYRRKDGPPGTATITLGKHPERDQGFLGIGVLDAPWAPFSIKFNLANVGGPSAGLMFSLAVIDKLTTGDLNDGQFVAGTGTISGDGKVGSIGGITHKMLAAREAGASLFLVPAENCEEAKSAPQDGLELVRVETLEQAVDALKTLSAGGERPHC, via the coding sequence GTGAACAGGCGGACTCTGACGTTGCTCGTCGCGCTCGTCCCCATCCTGGCCTTCGGGGTGCTGGCGTCGGTGGTGACGGTGCCCTTCGTGGCGCTGGGCCCGGGCCCGACGTTCAACACGCTCGGTGAGATCGACGGCAAGCCGGTCGTCGACATCGAGGGCACCGACGTGTATCCGACGTCCGGGCACCTGAACATGACCACCGTGTCGCAGCGCGACCAGCTGACGCTGGGGCAGGCGATGGCGCTGTGGCTGTCCGGCCGCGACCAGCTGGTGCCGCGTGATCTGGTCTACCCCCCGGACAAGTCCAAGGAAGAGGTCGAGGAGGCCAACACCACCGACTTCCGCCGGTCCGAGGACAGCGCCGAGTACGCCGCGCTGCAGTACCTGGACTACCCGATGGCGGTGACGGTCGAGAACGTCAACGAGGACGGCCCGTCGGCGGGCAAGCTGCAGGCCGGCGACGCCATCGACTTCGTCAACGGCAAGCCGGTGGCCAACCTGGAGGAGTTCCAGGAGCAGCTGAAGGACACCAAGCCCGGCGACACCGTCGTCCTGGACTACCGCCGCAAGGACGGCCCGCCCGGAACGGCGACCATCACCCTGGGTAAGCACCCCGAACGCGACCAGGGGTTCCTGGGCATCGGGGTGCTCGACGCGCCGTGGGCACCGTTCTCCATCAAGTTCAACCTCGCCAACGTCGGCGGCCCGTCGGCGGGCCTGATGTTCTCGCTGGCCGTCATCGACAAGCTGACCACCGGTGACCTCAACGACGGCCAGTTCGTCGCCGGCACCGGAACCATCAGCGGCGACGGCAAGGTCGGCTCCATCGGCGGCATCACCCACAAGATGCTGGCCGCCCGCGAGGCGGGCGCGTCGCTGTTCCTGGTGCCCGCCGAGAACTGCGAGGAGGCCAAGTCGGCGCCGCAGGACGGGCTCGAGCTGGTCAGGGTCGAGACCCTCGAGCAGGCCGTCGACGCGCTCAAGACGCTGTCCGCCGGTGGCGAACGCCCACACTGCTGA
- a CDS encoding zinc-dependent metalloprotease, whose product MADLPFGFSSGDDPERDKRKKDPDPGSGDPFGMGFAAGGDFDMSQLGQIFTKLGEMFSGAGGAMAGDTQPGPVNYDLARKLASSQIGFVAPVPEKTSAAMADAVRLAETWLDGATALPAGTTRTEAWTPTDWIDNTLERWKRLCDPVAEQISTVWASTLPEEAKAMAGPLLSLMSQMGGMAFGSQLGQALGKLSREVLTSTDIGLPLGPQGVAALMPEAIEELCEGLEHPRSEVVTFLAAREAAHHRLFSHVPWLASQLLNAVEAFARGMKIDMSGIEEFAAGFNPASLADPSQMEELLNQGIFEPKATPEQTAALERLETLLALIEGWVQTVVADALGDRIPSTAALAELMRRRRATGGPAEQTFATLVGLELRPRKMREAADLWRRLTDAVGGDARDAVWQHPDLLPSAEDLDAPAGFIDRVISGESADADTAFEDAIADLEREINKGPEGREGPEGSEPS is encoded by the coding sequence ATGGCTGACCTGCCCTTCGGCTTCTCCTCCGGAGACGACCCTGAGCGCGACAAGCGCAAGAAAGATCCGGATCCGGGCTCCGGTGACCCGTTCGGCATGGGCTTTGCCGCGGGCGGCGACTTCGACATGTCGCAGCTCGGCCAGATCTTCACCAAGCTCGGCGAGATGTTCAGCGGCGCCGGCGGCGCGATGGCCGGCGACACGCAGCCCGGCCCGGTGAACTACGACCTGGCCCGCAAGCTGGCGTCCAGCCAGATCGGGTTCGTCGCCCCGGTGCCGGAGAAGACCAGCGCGGCGATGGCCGACGCGGTGCGGCTGGCCGAGACCTGGCTCGACGGGGCGACCGCCCTGCCCGCCGGCACCACCCGGACAGAGGCGTGGACGCCGACCGACTGGATCGACAACACGCTGGAGCGCTGGAAGCGGCTGTGCGATCCGGTGGCCGAGCAGATCTCGACGGTGTGGGCGTCGACGCTGCCCGAGGAGGCCAAGGCGATGGCCGGGCCGCTGCTGTCGCTGATGTCGCAGATGGGCGGCATGGCGTTCGGGTCGCAGCTCGGCCAGGCGCTGGGCAAGCTGTCCCGAGAGGTGTTGACGTCCACCGACATCGGCCTGCCGCTGGGCCCGCAGGGCGTCGCGGCGCTGATGCCCGAGGCCATCGAGGAGCTCTGCGAGGGTCTCGAGCATCCGCGCAGCGAGGTCGTAACGTTCCTGGCGGCCCGCGAGGCCGCGCACCACCGCCTGTTCAGCCATGTGCCGTGGCTGGCCAGCCAGCTGCTCAACGCGGTCGAGGCGTTCGCGCGGGGCATGAAGATCGATATGAGCGGTATCGAGGAGTTCGCCGCCGGTTTCAACCCGGCGTCGCTGGCCGACCCGTCGCAGATGGAGGAACTGCTCAACCAGGGCATCTTCGAACCCAAGGCCACCCCGGAGCAGACCGCGGCGCTGGAGCGGCTGGAGACGCTGCTGGCCCTGATCGAGGGCTGGGTGCAGACCGTCGTCGCCGACGCGCTGGGTGACCGCATCCCCTCGACGGCGGCGCTGGCCGAACTGATGCGCCGCCGGCGCGCCACCGGCGGCCCCGCCGAGCAGACGTTCGCGACGCTGGTGGGTCTGGAACTGCGGCCGCGCAAGATGCGTGAGGCCGCCGATCTGTGGCGGCGGCTGACCGACGCGGTCGGCGGCGACGCCCGCGACGCGGTGTGGCAGCACCCCGATCTGCTGCCCAGCGCCGAGGATCTGGACGCGCCCGCCGGGTTCATCGACCGGGTGATCTCGGGTGAGAGCGCCGATGCGGACACCGCGTTCGAGGACGCGATCGCCGATCTGGAACGCGAGATCAACAAGGGCCCAGAAGGCCGAGAGGGCCCAGAGGGCTCAGAACCCTCCTGA
- a CDS encoding macrolide-binding ATPase MABP-1: MDDGLVSEIKRGRAARNAKLAGLGAGMAGRAALGLGKRLTGKSKDEVNAELMDKAAQQLFQVLGELKGGAMKVGQALSVMEAAIPEQYGKPYREALTKLQKDAPPLPAAKVHRVLDQQLGTKWRERFQSFDDTPVASASIGQVHKAIWSDGREVAVKIQYPGADEALRADLKTMQRMVGILKQLSPGADVQGVVDELIERTEMELDYRLEADNQRAFAKAYKDHPHFAIPRVVASAPKVVIQEWIDGVPMSQIIREGTPEQRDIMGTRLFELTYDAPRRLEMMHGDAHPGNFMLLPDGRMGVIDFGAVAPMPGGIPREIGLAMRYALADDYENLLITMQEVGFVQKGEQVSKREMDDMMRQYVEPLRTEEFHYTRKWLQRITAHNMKPDRAAGQLKAARQMDIPAKLAIPMRVIASAVAIACQLDAHVPQLRLATELIPGFSEA; encoded by the coding sequence GTGGATGATGGTCTGGTGAGTGAGATCAAGCGGGGCCGGGCTGCGCGCAACGCGAAGCTGGCGGGCCTTGGTGCCGGAATGGCCGGGCGGGCCGCGCTGGGGCTCGGCAAACGGCTGACCGGTAAGTCGAAGGACGAGGTCAACGCCGAGCTGATGGACAAGGCCGCCCAGCAGCTGTTCCAGGTTCTCGGCGAGCTCAAGGGCGGCGCGATGAAGGTCGGCCAGGCGCTGTCGGTGATGGAGGCCGCCATTCCCGAGCAGTACGGCAAGCCGTACCGCGAGGCGCTGACCAAGCTGCAGAAGGATGCACCGCCGCTGCCGGCGGCCAAGGTGCACCGCGTGCTCGACCAACAGCTCGGCACGAAGTGGCGCGAGCGGTTCCAGTCGTTCGACGACACCCCCGTCGCGTCGGCCAGCATCGGCCAGGTGCACAAGGCGATCTGGTCGGACGGCCGCGAGGTCGCCGTCAAGATCCAGTACCCGGGCGCCGACGAGGCGCTGCGCGCCGACCTGAAGACCATGCAGCGGATGGTCGGCATCCTCAAGCAGCTCTCCCCCGGCGCGGATGTGCAGGGCGTGGTCGACGAGCTCATCGAGCGCACCGAGATGGAGCTCGACTACCGGCTGGAGGCCGACAACCAGCGGGCGTTCGCCAAGGCCTACAAGGACCATCCGCATTTCGCGATCCCCCGGGTGGTGGCCAGCGCGCCGAAGGTGGTCATCCAGGAGTGGATCGACGGTGTGCCGATGTCTCAGATCATCCGCGAGGGCACCCCGGAGCAGCGGGACATCATGGGCACCAGGCTGTTCGAGCTGACCTACGACGCGCCGCGTCGGCTGGAGATGATGCACGGCGACGCGCATCCGGGGAACTTCATGCTGCTGCCCGACGGCCGCATGGGGGTCATCGACTTCGGTGCGGTCGCGCCGATGCCCGGCGGCATCCCGCGGGAGATCGGGCTGGCCATGCGCTACGCGCTCGCCGACGACTATGAGAACCTGCTGATCACCATGCAGGAAGTCGGGTTCGTGCAGAAGGGTGAGCAGGTCTCCAAGCGCGAGATGGACGACATGATGCGCCAGTACGTCGAGCCGCTGCGCACCGAGGAGTTCCACTACACCCGAAAGTGGTTGCAGCGCATCACCGCACATAACATGAAGCCGGACCGTGCTGCCGGGCAGCTGAAGGCCGCCCGGCAGATGGACATTCCGGCCAAGCTGGCGATCCCGATGCGCGTCATCGCCTCGGCGGTGGCGATCGCCTGCCAGCTCGACGCCCACGTCCCGCAGCTGCGGTTGGCCACCGAGCTGATCCCCGGTTTCTCCGAGGCATAA
- a CDS encoding UPF0182 family protein encodes MGMRPSARMPKLTRRSRFLIGVGVFLLLLALFGGQMIDTYVNWLWFGELGYRSVFTTRLLTQVVLFLVVAVVVAAILFAGLALAYRTRPVFVPTNGPNDPIAQYRTAVMTRLRLIGIGVPALIGVFTGLFAVGQWETVQLFLHGGSFGITDPEFGKDLGFYAFDLPFYLMVLNYLFVATFLAFLGNLLGHYLFGGIRLAGRTGALSRAARIQLVTLVGVLMLLKAVAYWLDRYELLSNTRGGKPFTGAGYTDINAVLPAKLILMAIAVICAVAVFSALVLRDLRIPAIGVVLLLLSSLVVGSGWPLVVEQFSVKPNAAQKEAEYISRSITATRHAYGLTDDVVTYRDYSGDATATAQQVAADRATTSNIRLLDPTIVSPAFTQFQQGKNFYYFPDQLAMDRYVDKDGNLRDYVVAARELNPDRLIDNQRNWINRHTVYTHGNGFIASPANTVRGVANDPNQNGGYPEFLASVVGANGSVISPGPAPLDQPRIYYGPVIANTPDDYAIVGLNGGPREYDYETNTETKNYTYTGKGGVPVGNWLSRAVFAIKYRQGAFLLNRDIGENSKILFNRDPAKRVEAVAPWLTTDTSVYPAIVNKRMVWIIDGYTTLDNYPYSELTTLSSATADSNEVALNRLQPDKRVSYIRNSVKATVDAYDGTVTLYAQDEDDPVLKAWMSVFPGTVKPKSDITPELQQHLRYPEDLFKVQRALLAKYHVDDPITFFSTSDFWDVPLDPNPTASSYQPPYYIVAKNLVENDKTASFQLTTAMNRFRRDFLAAYISASSDPDTYGKITVLTIPGQVNGPKLAFNAISTDTAVSQDLGVIGRDNQNRIRWGNLLTLPVAEGGLLYVAPVYASPGNTDAASSYPRLIRVAMMYKDRVGYGPTVRDALTELFGPGADATATGPAPLTGPGAQPPAAPPADGQPQARPPANQGEQQEGRAPEVPTPVATPPGAPSQLSPAKSAALQEVNAALDALREAQRGGDFADFGEALQRLDDAMDKYQSAG; translated from the coding sequence GTGGGTATGCGGCCCTCGGCGCGAATGCCGAAGCTGACACGACGTAGCCGTTTTCTCATCGGGGTGGGTGTATTCCTGCTGCTGCTGGCGTTGTTCGGCGGGCAGATGATCGACACCTACGTCAACTGGCTGTGGTTCGGGGAACTCGGGTACCGCTCGGTGTTCACCACCCGGCTGCTCACCCAGGTCGTGCTGTTCCTGGTGGTGGCGGTGGTGGTGGCCGCGATCCTGTTCGCCGGGCTGGCGCTGGCCTACCGCACCCGGCCGGTGTTCGTGCCCACCAACGGGCCCAACGACCCGATCGCCCAGTACCGCACCGCGGTGATGACGCGGCTGCGCCTGATCGGCATCGGGGTGCCCGCGCTGATCGGTGTGTTCACCGGGCTGTTCGCGGTGGGGCAGTGGGAGACCGTGCAGCTGTTCCTGCACGGCGGCAGCTTCGGCATCACCGATCCGGAGTTCGGCAAGGACCTCGGCTTCTACGCGTTCGACCTGCCGTTCTACCTGATGGTGCTCAACTACCTGTTCGTCGCGACGTTCCTGGCGTTCCTCGGAAACCTGTTGGGCCACTATCTGTTCGGCGGCATCCGGCTGGCCGGGCGGACCGGGGCGCTCAGCCGCGCCGCACGCATCCAGCTGGTCACCCTGGTCGGTGTCCTGATGCTGCTCAAGGCCGTCGCCTACTGGCTGGACCGCTACGAGCTGCTCAGCAACACCCGCGGCGGTAAGCCGTTCACCGGCGCCGGCTACACCGACATCAACGCGGTGCTGCCCGCCAAGCTCATCCTGATGGCGATCGCGGTGATCTGCGCGGTCGCCGTGTTCTCCGCGCTGGTGCTGCGCGACCTGCGCATCCCGGCGATCGGTGTGGTGCTGCTGCTGTTGTCGTCGCTGGTGGTCGGTTCCGGCTGGCCGCTGGTGGTCGAGCAGTTCAGCGTCAAACCCAATGCGGCGCAGAAGGAAGCCGAGTACATCAGCCGCAGCATCACCGCCACCCGGCACGCCTACGGGCTGACCGACGACGTCGTCACCTACCGCGACTACAGCGGGGACGCGACCGCCACCGCGCAGCAGGTCGCCGCCGACCGGGCGACCACCTCCAACATCCGGTTGCTCGACCCGACCATCGTCAGCCCCGCGTTCACCCAGTTCCAGCAGGGCAAGAACTTCTACTACTTCCCCGACCAGCTGGCGATGGACCGCTACGTCGACAAGGACGGCAACCTGCGCGACTACGTCGTCGCCGCCCGCGAACTCAACCCCGACCGGCTGATCGACAACCAGCGCAACTGGATCAACCGGCACACGGTCTACACCCACGGCAACGGGTTCATCGCCTCGCCCGCCAACACGGTGCGCGGAGTGGCCAACGACCCCAACCAGAACGGCGGCTACCCGGAGTTCCTGGCCAGCGTGGTCGGCGCCAACGGCAGCGTGATCTCACCGGGGCCTGCGCCGCTGGACCAGCCGCGCATCTACTACGGCCCCGTCATCGCGAACACCCCGGACGACTACGCGATCGTCGGCCTCAACGGCGGTCCGCGCGAGTACGACTACGAGACCAACACCGAGACCAAGAACTACACCTACACCGGCAAGGGCGGTGTCCCGGTCGGAAACTGGTTGTCGCGCGCGGTCTTCGCGATCAAGTACCGGCAGGGCGCGTTCCTGCTCAACCGCGACATCGGGGAGAACAGCAAGATCCTGTTCAACCGCGACCCGGCCAAGCGCGTGGAGGCGGTGGCCCCGTGGCTGACCACCGACACCAGCGTCTACCCGGCGATCGTCAACAAGCGGATGGTGTGGATCATCGACGGCTACACCACGCTGGACAACTACCCGTACTCGGAGCTGACCACGCTGTCGAGCGCCACCGCCGACTCCAACGAGGTGGCGCTGAACCGGCTGCAGCCCGACAAGCGGGTGTCCTACATCCGCAACTCGGTCAAGGCCACCGTCGACGCCTACGACGGCACCGTGACGCTGTACGCCCAGGACGAGGACGACCCGGTGCTCAAGGCGTGGATGAGCGTGTTCCCGGGCACGGTGAAACCCAAGAGCGACATCACCCCGGAACTGCAGCAGCACCTGCGCTATCCCGAGGACCTGTTCAAGGTGCAGCGCGCGCTGCTGGCCAAGTACCACGTCGACGACCCGATCACGTTCTTCTCGACGTCGGACTTCTGGGACGTGCCGCTGGATCCCAACCCGACCGCCAGCAGCTACCAGCCGCCGTACTACATCGTCGCCAAGAACCTGGTGGAGAACGACAAGACGGCGTCGTTCCAGCTGACCACGGCGATGAACCGGTTCCGCCGCGACTTCCTGGCGGCCTACATCAGCGCCAGCTCGGATCCGGACACGTACGGCAAGATCACGGTGCTGACCATCCCGGGTCAGGTCAACGGTCCGAAGCTGGCGTTCAACGCGATCAGCACCGACACCGCGGTCAGCCAGGACCTCGGTGTGATCGGCCGCGACAACCAGAACCGCATCCGGTGGGGCAACCTGCTGACGTTGCCGGTTGCCGAGGGCGGGCTGCTCTACGTGGCGCCGGTGTACGCGTCGCCCGGTAACACCGACGCGGCCTCGTCGTACCCGCGCCTGATCCGCGTGGCGATGATGTACAAGGACCGGGTCGGCTACGGCCCGACCGTGCGCGACGCGCTCACCGAGCTGTTCGGCCCCGGTGCCGACGCGACGGCCACCGGCCCGGCGCCGCTGACCGGTCCGGGGGCGCAACCGCCGGCCGCGCCGCCTGCCGACGGTCAGCCGCAGGCCCGGCCGCCGGCCAACCAGGGTGAGCAGCAGGAGGGCCGCGCCCCCGAGGTGCCGACCCCGGTCGCGACGCCGCCGGGCGCCCCGAGTCAGCTGTCGCCCGCGAAATCCGCTGCGCTGCAGGAGGTCAACGCCGCCCTGGACGCGTTGCGCGAGGCTCAGCGTGGTGGTGACTTCGCCGACTTCGGCGAGGCCCTGCAGCGCCTCGACGACGCGATGGACAAGTACCAGTCGGCGGGCTGA
- a CDS encoding WhiB family transcriptional regulator, which yields MSVGTCREKTMLAVPCHSENPDLWFAENPVDLERAKALCAECPIRRECLAAALERQEPWGVWGGEIFERGTVIARKRPRGRPRKTPVAA from the coding sequence ATGTCAGTCGGGACATGCCGAGAGAAGACGATGCTGGCGGTGCCGTGTCACAGCGAGAACCCCGATCTGTGGTTCGCCGAGAACCCCGTCGACCTCGAACGCGCGAAGGCGCTGTGCGCCGAGTGCCCGATCCGGCGTGAGTGTCTGGCCGCCGCGCTGGAACGGCAGGAGCCGTGGGGTGTCTGGGGCGGTGAGATCTTCGAGCGGGGCACGGTGATCGCCCGCAAGCGGCCCCGGGGCCGGCCGCGCAAGACCCCGGTGGCCGCTTAG
- a CDS encoding BTAD domain-containing putative transcriptional regulator, with protein MVRDDATPVDVGPHKQRVVLAALLLAQGRVVSVDRLIDAVWGDDVPASATASLQAYISNLRRALRAASGDARMASPIVRQPPGYYLDVDPETVDVTAFAAHCARASAAVEAERWEDGLAAAEQAVSLVRGPLLEDLPDADWAREEAARIAALHTECVADKVIALLALGRVPAALGEATRLRALDPLGDRGCRLQMLALYRAGRTAEALQTYTRHARLIDDELGLEPGPELRELQTAILRQAPELAAWPRSPEWTGAAPISGPVADAVIRPTTEPVAYRAPLFGRDRELAAADEVLARVAGGATRWMVLSGPPGIGKTRLAEEISQRAVAAGGDVVWVSCPDEGLTPPWWPMRQLVRALGGDADTVLEVPGNADPDTARFLVYERIQALLESAPRPLAVVIDDAQWADSTSASCLAYIAGALRDRPVLVLVTVRDGEHSVEVARLLSTIARGKDNRHIEVSALSSDEVALLASAVADEPVTATEAAELADRTGGNPFFVSEYARLPRGERAGSEIPRAVRAVLDRRLATLDPVVVQVLRTAAVIGEVIDAAAVPLLAKTTGLDLDTLADHLDEAADERIIVTGHGGGYEFAHGLLREQLLAGIPALRRQRLHARLAEALADSTAPGAVSRRAQHLVEAQPLVEPAQVVAACRLAAEEATAQWSSDIAARWWQAALDAYDHLPVSQRDDADRDALTVELLQANSRAGRAQLVLDSVQRYLGEALRTGRAATAGRLAGALLRSSGGWPWLAPGHDPGELLTLLERAAELADPSARARALAALAVGYCYHPDPVVAAGKLDEAERLAAETGDPAVMADVLLGRLLTYSGVTTHSEQTLTWVDRLNSLRHSGSREDSVIAASVATMAALNLGDVAATRRHLRAGITGSDELKLPVLRTQLRFMEAVVAAWVGDFAEADRHHAIAVHVHEQTELYEAGSAMLSKSLLVRERGGPVGPEWEAFLDDEVFLGPGAVSVVGTAVLSLVRGPGARPKAQDMLRRWVEHDELFIWPTLGHRTLLAHLAADHRLPEFAEPLLAKLTPFTGQIATLGQVACAGPVGLATARLYALLGQRDRALEDLAHARELGERTGGVPALLRCRLLECELSPAGPRRSAAATRLVEDAEAVGMVSVAEAARALA; from the coding sequence GTGGTCCGGGACGACGCCACACCCGTGGACGTCGGCCCGCACAAGCAGCGGGTGGTGCTCGCGGCGCTGCTGTTGGCGCAGGGCCGGGTGGTCTCGGTGGACCGCCTGATCGACGCGGTGTGGGGCGACGACGTGCCGGCGAGTGCGACCGCGAGCCTGCAGGCCTACATCTCCAACCTGCGCCGGGCGCTGCGCGCTGCCTCCGGTGACGCCCGGATGGCGTCGCCGATCGTGCGGCAGCCGCCCGGCTACTACCTCGACGTCGACCCCGAGACCGTCGACGTCACGGCCTTCGCGGCGCACTGCGCGCGTGCCTCCGCCGCGGTGGAGGCCGAACGCTGGGAGGACGGGCTGGCCGCGGCCGAGCAGGCGGTGAGCCTGGTGCGCGGCCCGCTGCTGGAGGACCTGCCCGACGCGGACTGGGCCCGCGAGGAGGCCGCCCGCATCGCGGCGCTGCACACCGAGTGCGTGGCGGACAAGGTGATCGCGTTGTTGGCGCTGGGCCGGGTGCCGGCGGCGCTGGGGGAGGCGACGCGGCTGCGGGCGCTGGATCCGCTGGGCGACCGTGGCTGCCGGCTGCAGATGCTGGCCCTGTACCGGGCCGGCCGTACCGCCGAGGCGCTGCAGACCTACACCCGGCACGCCCGGCTCATCGACGACGAGCTCGGCCTCGAACCCGGACCGGAGCTGCGCGAGCTGCAGACCGCCATCCTGCGTCAGGCCCCGGAGCTGGCGGCGTGGCCGCGCTCCCCGGAATGGACGGGGGCCGCGCCGATCTCGGGTCCCGTCGCCGACGCGGTGATCAGGCCCACGACGGAGCCGGTCGCATACCGGGCTCCGCTGTTCGGCCGGGACCGCGAGCTGGCGGCCGCGGACGAGGTGCTGGCCCGGGTGGCCGGGGGAGCGACGCGCTGGATGGTGCTGTCCGGTCCACCCGGAATCGGCAAAACCCGGCTGGCCGAGGAGATCTCGCAGCGCGCCGTGGCCGCGGGCGGCGACGTGGTCTGGGTGAGCTGCCCCGACGAGGGGCTGACCCCGCCGTGGTGGCCGATGCGTCAGCTGGTGCGGGCACTGGGCGGTGACGCCGACACGGTCCTCGAGGTGCCCGGCAACGCCGATCCCGACACCGCGAGATTCCTTGTCTACGAACGTATCCAGGCGCTTCTCGAGTCGGCGCCGCGCCCGCTGGCGGTGGTGATCGACGACGCCCAGTGGGCCGACAGCACGTCGGCGAGCTGTCTGGCCTACATTGCCGGGGCGCTGCGCGACCGGCCGGTGCTGGTGCTGGTCACCGTCCGCGACGGTGAGCACAGCGTCGAGGTGGCGCGGCTGCTGAGCACGATCGCGCGCGGTAAGGACAACCGGCACATCGAGGTGTCGGCGCTGTCCTCAGACGAGGTCGCGCTGCTGGCCAGCGCCGTCGCCGACGAACCGGTCACCGCCACCGAGGCCGCCGAACTGGCCGACCGTACCGGCGGCAACCCGTTCTTCGTCTCCGAGTACGCCCGGTTGCCGCGCGGCGAACGCGCGGGCAGCGAGATCCCCCGGGCGGTGCGCGCCGTGCTCGACCGCCGGCTGGCCACCCTCGACCCGGTCGTGGTCCAGGTGCTGCGCACCGCCGCGGTCATCGGCGAGGTGATCGACGCGGCCGCGGTGCCGCTGCTGGCGAAAACCACGGGGCTGGACCTCGATACGCTCGCCGACCACCTCGACGAGGCCGCCGACGAGCGGATCATCGTGACCGGGCACGGCGGCGGCTACGAGTTCGCGCACGGGCTGCTGCGCGAGCAGCTGCTGGCGGGCATTCCTGCGCTGCGCAGACAGCGGCTGCACGCCCGGCTCGCCGAGGCGCTGGCCGACTCCACCGCACCCGGTGCCGTCAGCCGCCGCGCCCAGCATCTGGTGGAGGCGCAGCCGCTGGTGGAGCCCGCGCAGGTGGTGGCGGCATGCCGGCTGGCCGCCGAAGAGGCCACCGCGCAGTGGAGTTCGGACATCGCCGCGCGTTGGTGGCAGGCGGCGCTGGACGCCTACGACCACCTGCCGGTCTCCCAGCGCGACGACGCTGATCGCGATGCGCTGACCGTCGAGCTGCTGCAAGCGAATTCACGTGCCGGCCGGGCGCAGCTGGTGCTCGACAGCGTGCAGCGCTATCTCGGCGAGGCGTTGCGCACCGGTCGTGCCGCCACCGCGGGCCGGCTCGCCGGTGCCCTGCTGCGCTCCAGCGGCGGGTGGCCGTGGCTGGCGCCCGGCCATGATCCGGGCGAGCTGCTGACACTGCTCGAGCGGGCCGCCGAGCTGGCCGACCCGTCGGCCCGGGCCCGTGCGCTGGCCGCGCTCGCGGTCGGATACTGCTACCACCCCGATCCCGTCGTCGCGGCGGGCAAGCTCGATGAGGCCGAGCGGTTGGCCGCCGAGACCGGCGATCCCGCGGTGATGGCCGACGTGCTGCTCGGGCGGCTGCTCACCTACTCCGGGGTGACCACCCACAGTGAGCAGACCCTGACCTGGGTCGATCGCCTGAATTCGTTGAGGCACAGTGGATCTCGCGAGGACTCGGTGATCGCGGCGTCGGTGGCGACGATGGCGGCGCTGAACCTCGGCGACGTGGCCGCGACCCGCCGCCACCTGCGCGCCGGCATCACGGGCAGCGACGAACTGAAGCTGCCGGTGCTGCGCACCCAGCTGCGGTTCATGGAGGCCGTCGTCGCCGCCTGGGTGGGCGACTTCGCCGAGGCCGACCGCCACCACGCCATCGCCGTGCACGTGCACGAGCAGACCGAGCTCTACGAGGCGGGCAGCGCGATGCTGTCGAAGTCGCTGCTGGTGCGTGAGCGCGGCGGCCCGGTCGGCCCGGAGTGGGAGGCCTTTCTCGACGACGAGGTCTTCCTCGGTCCCGGCGCGGTCAGCGTGGTCGGTACCGCGGTGCTGTCGCTGGTGCGCGGGCCGGGGGCACGCCCCAAGGCGCAGGACATGCTGCGGCGCTGGGTCGAACACGACGAGCTGTTCATCTGGCCGACGCTGGGCCATCGCACGCTGCTGGCGCACCTGGCCGCCGACCACCGGTTGCCCGAGTTCGCCGAGCCGCTGCTGGCCAAGCTCACCCCGTTCACCGGCCAGATCGCGACCCTGGGGCAGGTCGCCTGCGCCGGCCCGGTCGGTCTGGCCACCGCGCGGCTGTACGCGCTGCTCGGACAGCGCGACCGGGCGCTCGAGGACCTCGCACATGCCCGTGAGCTCGGCGAGCGCACCGGCGGTGTCCCGGCGCTGCTGCGCTGCCGGCTGCTCGAGTGTGAGCTGAGCCCGGCGGGACCGCGGCGCAGCGCCGCCGCGACGCGACTGGTCGAGGACGCGGAGGCGGTCGGGATGGTGTCGGTCGCCGAGGCCGCCAGGGCGCTGGCGTAG